The following are encoded together in the Flavobacterium sp. TR2 genome:
- the hutH gene encoding histidine ammonia-lyase has product MNTINEYLSLAEFEAIIFGKNKVAISDVVLNRVNESFNFLKEFSGNKVIYGVNTGFGPMAQYRIKESDQIQLQYNLIRSHSSGTGKPLNAECAKAAILARLNTLSLGNSGVHSSVIHLMAELINRDITPLIFEHGGVGASGDLVQLSHLALVLIGEGEVFYKGERRATAEVFEIEGLKPIQVEIREGLALINGTSVMTGIGVVNVHYAKKLLDWSLKASCAINELVQAYDDHFSEELNQTKRHKGQQEVAERMRQNLSDSTLIRKREDHLYSGENTEEIFKEKVQEYYSLRCVPQILGPVLETINNVASILEDEFNSANDNPIIDVKNKHVYHGGNFHGDYISLEMDKLKIVITKLTMLAERQLNYLLNSKINEILPPFVNLGTLGFNFGMQGVQFVATSTTAECQTLSNPMYVHSIPNNNDNQDIVSMGTNAAVITSKVIENSFEVLAIELITIVQAIDYLKQKNQISSTTKKWYDDIRNIIPEFKEDQVMYPFVQKVKDYLINS; this is encoded by the coding sequence ATGAATACAATAAATGAATATCTAAGTTTAGCAGAATTTGAAGCCATAATCTTTGGAAAAAACAAAGTTGCCATAAGCGATGTGGTTTTAAATCGAGTAAACGAAAGTTTTAATTTCTTAAAAGAATTCTCAGGAAACAAAGTAATCTACGGAGTAAATACAGGATTTGGCCCAATGGCTCAATATAGAATTAAGGAGTCAGATCAAATTCAGCTGCAATATAATTTAATCAGAAGCCATTCTTCTGGAACTGGAAAACCTTTAAATGCTGAGTGTGCAAAAGCGGCAATTTTAGCAAGATTAAATACACTTTCTTTAGGAAACTCAGGAGTTCATTCTTCTGTTATTCATTTAATGGCAGAATTAATCAATAGAGATATTACGCCTTTAATTTTTGAACATGGCGGCGTTGGTGCCAGCGGAGACTTAGTACAGCTATCACATTTGGCTTTGGTCTTAATTGGCGAAGGCGAAGTTTTTTATAAAGGTGAAAGACGCGCAACTGCAGAAGTTTTTGAAATTGAAGGTTTAAAACCAATTCAAGTAGAAATTAGAGAAGGGCTGGCATTAATCAACGGAACTTCTGTAATGACAGGAATTGGTGTTGTGAATGTTCATTATGCAAAAAAATTATTAGACTGGTCATTGAAAGCTTCGTGTGCAATTAACGAATTGGTGCAAGCGTATGATGATCATTTCTCAGAAGAATTAAACCAAACAAAACGTCATAAAGGACAACAGGAAGTTGCTGAAAGAATGAGACAAAATCTTTCTGACAGTACTTTAATCCGAAAAAGAGAAGACCATTTATATTCTGGCGAAAACACAGAAGAAATCTTCAAAGAAAAAGTTCAGGAATATTATTCGTTAAGATGCGTTCCTCAAATTTTAGGACCCGTTTTGGAAACGATCAATAATGTTGCCTCAATTCTGGAAGACGAATTTAACTCAGCAAACGATAATCCAATTATCGACGTAAAAAACAAACACGTTTACCACGGCGGAAATTTCCACGGAGATTATATTTCGCTTGAAATGGATAAACTGAAAATCGTTATTACCAAATTAACGATGCTGGCAGAACGTCAATTGAATTATTTATTGAATTCAAAAATCAACGAAATTCTTCCTCCATTCGTAAACTTAGGAACATTAGGATTTAATTTCGGAATGCAGGGCGTTCAATTCGTCGCCACTTCTACAACGGCAGAGTGCCAAACATTATCTAACCCAATGTACGTGCACAGTATTCCAAACAACAATGACAACCAAGACATTGTAAGTATGGGAACAAATGCTGCGGTAATTACATCAAAAGTAATCGAAAACTCTTTTGAAGTTTTGGCCATCGAATTAATCACAATTGTTCAGGCTATTGATTATTTGAAACAAAAAAATCAAATTTCGTCTACAACTAAAAAATGGTACGACGATATCAGAAATATAATTCCAGAATTTAAGGAAGACCAAGTAATGTATCCTTTTGTTCAAAAAGTAAAAGATTATTTGATAAATAGTTAA